The following are encoded together in the Cicer arietinum cultivar CDC Frontier isolate Library 1 chromosome 2, Cicar.CDCFrontier_v2.0, whole genome shotgun sequence genome:
- the LOC140919345 gene encoding uncharacterized protein: MHSRIWGLCEASHSNGRPTLLLLCLYVDDMLVTGSYKEEIEEFKKYVGEILRRYIMIGCNPVVTPIDGNAKNMKHGDEDLIGYFDWCGDKSGRRSTSGYVFKLMKSSTSWSSKKKPAIALSSCEAKYIDDRYVACQALWLESLINEEFKVIMKNEFEMSDLG; this comes from the exons ATGCATAGTAGAATATGGGGTTTATGTGAAGCATCACACTCAAATGGAAGGCCAACATTGCTTTTGCTTtgtctatatgttgatgatatgctAGTGACTGGCAGTTACAAGGAAGAAATTGAGGAATTCAAG AAATATGTTGGTGAAATCTTGAGAAGATACATCATGATTGGTTGCAATCCTGTTGTCACTCCAATTGATGGCAATGCCAA AAACATGAAACATGGAGATGAAGATTTGATTGGATATTTTGATTGGTGTGGGGACAAAAGTGGTAGAAGAAGCACATCAGGTTATGTCTTCAAGCTCATGAAATCTTCAACTTCATGGAGCTCAAAGAAGAAACCAGCCATAGCCCTGTCATCATGTGAGGCAAAATACATTGATGACAGATATGTAGCATGCCAAGCCTTGTGGCTCGAATCCTTAATTAATGAGGAATTCAAGGTAATCATGAAGAATGAGTTTGAAATGTCAGACTTAGGATAG